A section of the Elizabethkingia anophelis R26 genome encodes:
- the carB gene encoding carbamoyl-phosphate synthase large subunit, protein MAKRTDIKTILVIGSGPIIIGQAAEFDYAGTQACLALKEEGYRVILVNSNPATIMTDVEIADKVYIEPISLEFVSRIIRKERPDALLPTLGGQTGLNMAVELEKSGILEECKVEVLGTKLSAINQAEDRDLFRELMRELNEPVPESEIVTTIQGALEFAQNIGYPVIVRPAFTLGGTGGGIASNATELKEITANGLKYSPVTQCLIEKSIAGFKEIEYEVMRDANDNAIVVCNMENIDPVGIHTGDSIVVAPSQTLSDREYQLLRNASLKIIRALGIEGGCNVQLALDPHSFDYYIIEVNPRVSRSSALASKATGYPIAKLAAKIAVGLTLDEMMNPVTGKTYACFEPALDYVVTKIPRFPFDKFETADRKLSTQMKATGEVMAIGRNFEESIMKAIRSLETGLQHLGLKTKAAEALTPADIERRIRVADDERMFIIGDALRRGYSWEQIVEWSKIDKFFVWKFKKLIDFEKTIAENVKNAEVLKEAKKLGFSDVNIAHLWNVTQDEVYEFRKENGIIPVYKMVDTCAAEFESETPYFYGTYEEENESVVTDKEKIIVLGSGPIRIGQGVEFDYATVHSVWAIKEMGYEAIIINNNPETVSTDFSISDKLYFEPLTEEDVMSIIDLEKPKGVVVQFGGQTAINLADKLAKHGVQILGTSLEDLDRAENRDKFEQALQELGIPQPLGKTCFSKEDAVKIANEIGYPVLVRPSYVLGGRAMEIVYQQSELEHYMEFAVEASPEQPVLIDRYLTGKEVEVDAICDGETVVIPGIMEHIERAGVHSGDSIAVYPPQNICQENLNDLVDYTIRLAKGLKVVGLMNIQYVLSEGNVYVIEVNPRSSRTVPFLSKITEVPMANIATKAILGKSLKEQGYENGLVPNKEGIFVKVPVFSFSKLHKVDITLGPEMKSTGEVMGKDITLEKALYKGLIAAGRKVPLHGAVLFTVADKHKPEAFDLASRFANIGYKIYATNGTAKYFEENGVRAEVVNKVDDSAEEDLIDLIQKGGIQFVVNTMTKGKEIERDGFRIRRASVENGVPCLTSMDTVEALVKVIESMTFQMQEM, encoded by the coding sequence ATGGCAAAACGTACAGATATAAAAACTATTTTGGTAATTGGTTCCGGACCTATTATCATCGGACAGGCGGCAGAATTTGACTATGCAGGAACGCAGGCTTGTTTGGCACTGAAAGAAGAGGGATACCGAGTAATATTGGTGAACTCTAACCCTGCAACAATTATGACAGACGTAGAGATTGCTGATAAAGTGTATATAGAGCCTATCTCTCTGGAATTTGTAAGCAGAATTATCCGTAAAGAAAGACCAGATGCTTTACTTCCTACTTTAGGAGGGCAGACAGGTCTTAACATGGCAGTAGAACTTGAAAAATCAGGAATTTTAGAAGAATGCAAAGTAGAAGTTTTAGGAACTAAACTTTCAGCAATTAATCAGGCTGAAGACCGTGACTTGTTCCGTGAACTAATGAGAGAACTGAACGAACCGGTTCCTGAATCTGAAATTGTAACAACAATACAAGGTGCATTAGAATTTGCTCAGAATATCGGTTACCCGGTAATCGTAAGACCAGCCTTTACACTTGGTGGAACAGGTGGTGGTATTGCATCTAACGCTACAGAGTTAAAAGAGATTACAGCTAATGGTCTTAAATACAGCCCGGTTACACAGTGTCTTATTGAGAAATCCATTGCCGGATTCAAGGAAATAGAATACGAGGTAATGCGTGATGCAAACGACAATGCCATCGTAGTTTGTAACATGGAGAATATCGACCCGGTAGGTATCCACACAGGAGACTCTATTGTAGTGGCTCCTTCCCAGACCTTATCCGACAGAGAATATCAGCTTCTTAGAAATGCTTCACTGAAAATTATCCGCGCTCTGGGAATTGAGGGGGGATGTAATGTACAGTTGGCTTTAGACCCGCATTCATTCGACTACTATATTATCGAGGTTAACCCAAGAGTTAGCCGTTCATCAGCTTTAGCATCAAAAGCTACAGGATATCCGATTGCTAAACTGGCTGCAAAAATCGCAGTTGGTCTTACACTGGACGAAATGATGAACCCGGTTACGGGTAAAACTTATGCTTGCTTCGAGCCTGCATTAGACTACGTGGTAACCAAAATCCCTCGCTTCCCGTTCGATAAATTTGAAACAGCAGACAGAAAGCTTTCTACACAGATGAAGGCAACAGGAGAGGTAATGGCAATTGGAAGAAATTTCGAAGAGTCTATTATGAAGGCTATCCGCTCTCTGGAAACAGGACTTCAGCACCTAGGACTGAAAACTAAAGCAGCAGAAGCTTTAACTCCGGCTGATATCGAAAGAAGAATCCGTGTAGCCGACGACGAGAGAATGTTCATTATAGGAGATGCATTAAGAAGAGGTTACTCATGGGAGCAAATTGTAGAGTGGAGTAAAATAGATAAGTTCTTCGTATGGAAATTCAAAAAACTTATAGACTTCGAAAAAACAATTGCTGAGAATGTTAAAAATGCTGAAGTTCTAAAAGAAGCTAAGAAACTTGGATTCTCTGATGTGAACATCGCTCACCTTTGGAATGTAACTCAGGATGAGGTTTACGAATTCCGTAAGGAAAACGGTATCATCCCGGTATATAAAATGGTTGACACTTGTGCAGCAGAATTCGAATCAGAAACGCCTTACTTCTACGGAACATATGAGGAGGAAAACGAAAGTGTTGTGACAGACAAAGAAAAGATCATCGTATTAGGTTCAGGACCTATCCGTATCGGACAAGGGGTTGAATTCGACTACGCAACGGTACACTCTGTATGGGCGATTAAAGAAATGGGTTACGAAGCCATCATTATCAACAACAACCCGGAAACTGTTTCTACTGACTTCTCTATCTCGGACAAATTATACTTCGAACCATTGACGGAGGAAGATGTAATGAGCATTATCGACCTTGAAAAACCTAAGGGAGTTGTAGTACAGTTTGGTGGTCAAACAGCGATTAACCTTGCAGATAAATTAGCTAAACATGGTGTTCAGATTCTGGGGACTTCATTAGAAGATCTTGACAGAGCTGAGAACAGAGATAAATTCGAACAGGCACTTCAGGAACTTGGAATTCCGCAACCATTAGGAAAAACATGTTTCTCTAAAGAAGATGCCGTTAAAATTGCTAATGAAATCGGATATCCGGTTTTAGTACGTCCAAGCTACGTATTAGGAGGACGTGCAATGGAAATTGTATACCAGCAAAGTGAACTGGAACATTACATGGAATTTGCTGTAGAAGCAAGCCCGGAGCAGCCGGTACTAATCGACCGTTACTTAACAGGTAAAGAGGTTGAAGTAGACGCTATCTGCGATGGAGAAACAGTAGTAATTCCGGGAATTATGGAACATATTGAAAGAGCAGGAGTACACTCCGGAGATTCTATCGCAGTTTATCCACCACAAAATATCTGTCAGGAAAATCTTAATGATCTGGTAGACTACACCATCCGCCTTGCAAAAGGACTTAAAGTAGTTGGATTAATGAACATTCAGTACGTACTAAGCGAAGGAAATGTATATGTAATCGAGGTTAACCCAAGATCCAGCCGTACAGTACCATTCTTAAGTAAAATTACGGAAGTACCGATGGCAAATATCGCTACAAAAGCAATCCTTGGTAAGAGTCTTAAAGAACAAGGCTATGAAAATGGTCTGGTACCAAACAAAGAAGGAATCTTTGTAAAAGTACCGGTATTCTCTTTCAGCAAGCTTCACAAAGTAGATATTACCTTAGGACCTGAGATGAAGTCTACTGGTGAGGTAATGGGTAAAGATATTACTCTGGAAAAAGCACTGTATAAAGGTTTAATCGCTGCAGGAAGAAAAGTGCCATTACATGGAGCAGTATTGTTCACTGTAGCGGATAAACATAAGCCAGAAGCATTTGATTTAGCTTCCAGATTTGCGAATATTGGCTACAAGATTTATGCAACAAACGGAACAGCTAAATACTTCGAAGAAAACGGAGTTCGTGCTGAAGTGGTAAATAAAGTAGACGACTCTGCTGAAGAAGATTTAATCGACCTGATCCAGAAAGGCGGAATCCAGTTTGTAGTAAATACGATGACTAAAGGAAAAGAGATCGAAAGAGATGGTTTCCGAATCCGTAGAGCAAGCGTTGAAAACGGTGTACCATGTTTAACATCCATGGATACTGTAGAAGCTTTGGTAAAAGTAATAGAATCTATGACTTTCCAGATGCAGGAAATGTAA
- the acs gene encoding acetate--CoA ligase, producing the protein MSNNYKVHNLPDYFKQYKKSIKNPKKFWDKIADENFVWYQRWSKVLEYDMEEADIKWFKNAKLNITKNCLDRHLNERGDKTAIIWEPNDPKEEAQHITYKDLHERVCKMANVLTEMGVQKGDRVCIYLPMIPELAVTMLACAKMGAVHSVIFAGFSSSAIASRAQDCGAKVIVCSDGSYRGNKALDLKGIVDEALDNHKTNIEKVLVIKRTNTEVKMKEGRDFWLNDYYEKASSDFVTKVMDAEDPLFILYTSGSTGKPKGMLHTCAGYMVYTAYTFKNVFDYQENDIYWCTADIGWITGHSYILYGPLCNGATTIIFEGVPSYPEADRFWQVVEKHQVTQFYTAPTAIRSLAKENSEWVDKHDLSSLRVIGSVGEPINDEAWHWYNDHVGKKKCPIVDTWWQTETGGILISPIPFVTPTKPTYATLPLPGVQPVLMDDKRNEITGNQVTGNLCIRFPWPGIARTIWGDHQRYKETYFSAFPGKYFTGDGALRDEVGYYRITGRVDDVIIVSGHNLGTAPIEDSINLHPAVAESAIVGYPHDIKGNALYGYVILKETGENRDKDNLKKEINLLIADSIGPIAKLDKIQFVSALPKTRSGKIMRRILRKIAEGDFSNFGDISTLLNPEIVEEIKNERIE; encoded by the coding sequence ATGAGTAACAACTATAAGGTGCATAACCTTCCTGATTATTTTAAACAGTATAAAAAATCCATTAAAAACCCTAAAAAATTCTGGGACAAAATTGCAGATGAAAACTTCGTATGGTACCAAAGGTGGAGTAAAGTACTTGAGTATGATATGGAGGAAGCCGACATCAAATGGTTTAAAAATGCAAAATTAAATATTACTAAAAACTGTCTGGACAGGCATCTTAACGAAAGAGGAGATAAAACAGCTATCATCTGGGAACCTAACGATCCTAAAGAAGAGGCTCAGCATATTACCTATAAAGATTTACATGAAAGAGTATGTAAAATGGCCAATGTACTAACCGAAATGGGAGTACAGAAAGGTGATCGTGTATGCATATACTTACCTATGATTCCCGAATTGGCTGTAACAATGTTGGCTTGTGCAAAAATGGGAGCTGTACATTCTGTTATTTTTGCAGGCTTCTCTTCTTCCGCTATAGCTTCCAGAGCACAGGATTGTGGTGCTAAAGTTATTGTATGTTCAGATGGCAGCTACAGAGGAAACAAGGCACTTGACCTTAAAGGTATTGTAGACGAAGCCTTAGATAATCATAAAACCAATATTGAAAAAGTATTAGTCATAAAGCGTACCAATACTGAAGTTAAAATGAAAGAAGGAAGAGATTTCTGGTTAAATGATTATTATGAAAAAGCATCTTCTGATTTTGTTACCAAAGTAATGGATGCTGAAGATCCTTTATTCATACTTTATACATCAGGCTCTACTGGTAAGCCAAAAGGTATGTTGCACACATGCGCCGGTTATATGGTGTATACCGCTTATACTTTTAAGAATGTATTCGATTATCAGGAAAATGACATTTACTGGTGTACGGCAGATATAGGCTGGATTACTGGGCACTCTTATATATTATATGGTCCGCTGTGTAATGGTGCTACAACTATTATTTTCGAAGGAGTTCCTAGCTATCCGGAAGCAGACCGTTTCTGGCAGGTAGTAGAGAAACATCAAGTAACTCAGTTTTACACCGCGCCAACAGCTATCCGTTCTCTGGCTAAAGAAAATTCCGAATGGGTGGACAAGCATGACCTTAGTAGCTTAAGAGTTATCGGTTCAGTTGGTGAGCCTATTAATGATGAAGCATGGCATTGGTACAATGACCATGTAGGAAAGAAAAAATGCCCGATTGTAGATACCTGGTGGCAAACAGAAACAGGTGGTATCCTTATATCCCCTATCCCATTTGTTACACCTACTAAACCTACCTACGCGACTTTACCTTTGCCAGGAGTTCAGCCAGTGCTAATGGATGATAAACGTAACGAAATTACCGGGAATCAGGTTACCGGAAATCTTTGTATCCGCTTTCCGTGGCCGGGAATAGCACGTACAATATGGGGAGACCATCAACGTTATAAAGAGACTTATTTCTCAGCTTTCCCTGGTAAGTATTTCACAGGTGATGGCGCATTAAGAGATGAGGTTGGCTATTACCGTATTACAGGACGCGTAGATGATGTTATTATCGTATCGGGGCACAATCTGGGCACTGCACCAATTGAAGACAGCATCAACCTTCATCCTGCTGTTGCAGAATCTGCGATCGTAGGTTATCCTCACGATATTAAAGGAAATGCATTATATGGATATGTAATTCTTAAAGAAACAGGCGAAAACCGAGACAAAGATAATTTGAAAAAAGAAATCAATCTATTGATTGCTGATAGCATTGGTCCAATTGCCAAACTGGACAAAATTCAATTTGTATCTGCACTTCCAAAAACCCGTTCAGGAAAAATTATGAGACGGATTTTAAGAAAGATTGCCGAAGGGGATTTCAGCAATTTCGGGGATATCTCGACATTACTAAATCCTGAGATTGTAGAAGAAATAAAGAATGAACGCATCGAATAA
- a CDS encoding aspartate carbamoyltransferase catalytic subunit: MLTITELSTEKIEKILEEAAEFANGKQAKIVGDCFCANMFFEDSTRTKTSFDMAERKLGLQVVPFEAMTSSVNKGESLYDTVKTMESIGVNLVVIRHKEDHYFDQLENIHIPIINGGDGKGNHPSQSMLDLLTIKQEFGSFEGLKVGIVGDVKHSRVANSNAQALRKLGAKVSFSGPSKWFDEGAIINGTYQPLDELIKNVDVLMLLRIQHERHDDKMSYTDAEYHKRYGLTLEREQTMKPDAIIMHPAPINRGVEIDDTLVECKRSRIFTQMRNGVFARMAILKSELEAKGYTFKTI; this comes from the coding sequence ATGCTAACAATAACCGAACTAAGTACAGAAAAGATTGAAAAAATTCTCGAAGAAGCTGCTGAATTTGCTAATGGTAAACAGGCTAAAATTGTAGGTGATTGCTTTTGCGCAAACATGTTCTTTGAAGACAGTACCCGTACCAAAACAAGTTTTGATATGGCTGAAAGAAAACTCGGACTACAGGTTGTACCTTTTGAAGCAATGACCAGTTCGGTTAATAAAGGAGAAAGTTTATATGACACTGTAAAGACAATGGAATCTATAGGTGTGAACCTTGTAGTAATTCGTCATAAAGAAGATCATTACTTCGATCAGTTAGAAAACATCCATATTCCTATTATTAATGGAGGAGATGGTAAAGGAAACCATCCAAGCCAGTCAATGCTGGATTTGCTAACAATCAAACAAGAATTTGGCAGCTTTGAAGGATTAAAAGTTGGAATTGTAGGAGATGTAAAGCATAGTCGTGTGGCTAATTCTAATGCACAGGCTCTAAGAAAGCTTGGCGCAAAGGTTAGTTTTTCCGGTCCATCCAAATGGTTTGATGAAGGTGCAATTATCAATGGTACTTATCAGCCACTGGATGAGTTGATAAAAAATGTAGATGTACTAATGCTTCTGAGGATTCAGCATGAAAGGCATGATGATAAGATGAGTTACACAGATGCAGAATACCACAAGAGATACGGATTGACATTAGAGCGTGAGCAGACAATGAAACCTGATGCTATTATTATGCATCCGGCTCCAATCAACAGAGGTGTTGAAATAGATGATACATTGGTTGAGTGTAAGCGTTCCAGAATTTTCACTCAGATGAGGAACGGTGTTTTTGCAAGGATGGCGATTTTAAAAAGTGAACTTGAAGCAAAAGGATATACATTCAAGACCATATAA
- a CDS encoding GNAT family N-acetyltransferase codes for MTNQMTTVPIPEVLENDDVRLVLVNDSDFEKIYEIASDPKVWEQHPSPTRYRKEVFRTFFQGALESHAAYLIYDKKSGELAGSTRFYDYNEEDNSIFIGYTFYATKFWGTGINPKVKHLMMDYIFQYVDKINFHVGEDNKRSRIAMERLGAKLKEIVRVAYFGEPDRINAWYVIDKPETGN; via the coding sequence ATGACAAACCAAATGACAACTGTACCTATTCCTGAAGTTCTGGAAAATGATGATGTAAGACTGGTTCTGGTTAATGATTCAGATTTTGAAAAGATTTATGAAATAGCCTCTGATCCTAAGGTATGGGAACAACATCCGAGTCCGACCCGATATCGGAAAGAAGTATTCAGAACCTTTTTTCAGGGCGCTTTAGAAAGCCATGCTGCTTATCTTATCTATGATAAAAAATCCGGAGAATTGGCAGGGAGCACTCGCTTTTATGATTATAATGAAGAAGATAACAGTATTTTTATAGGCTATACTTTCTATGCAACCAAATTCTGGGGAACCGGAATCAATCCAAAAGTAAAACATCTGATGATGGATTATATATTTCAGTATGTCGATAAAATAAATTTCCATGTAGGTGAAGATAATAAACGCTCGCGTATTGCTATGGAAAGATTGGGAGCTAAACTAAAAGAAATTGTAAGAGTTGCCTATTTTGGCGAGCCTGATCGTATTAATGCATGGTATGTTATAGACAAACCTGAGACTGGTAACTAA
- a CDS encoding DUF2911 domain-containing protein, with the protein MKKLAFSLALFASVLAYSQYTLPVASPRAATEQQFSVSKIKVDYGRPFLNGRKIFGGLEPYDKVWRLGANSATLISFGQDILFGDKYIKAGTYAFYAIPKAKEWVLILNKGVGNWGAYDYKENDDVARITVPVKTLTSKTEVFTINLTPVNASQTDIEISWDDVQVKLPVKVANESAVNLIAEQLKSIKKIDSDARKTAEKK; encoded by the coding sequence ATGAAAAAACTCGCCTTTAGTTTAGCCTTATTTGCAAGTGTTCTGGCTTATTCGCAGTATACTTTACCAGTTGCCAGCCCAAGAGCCGCTACTGAGCAACAATTCTCAGTTTCCAAAATCAAAGTTGATTACGGAAGACCTTTCCTTAACGGAAGAAAAATTTTTGGTGGTTTAGAACCTTATGACAAAGTATGGCGTTTAGGAGCTAATTCTGCAACCTTAATTTCATTTGGGCAGGATATTTTATTTGGTGACAAATACATAAAGGCAGGGACCTATGCCTTTTATGCTATTCCTAAAGCTAAAGAATGGGTTCTTATCCTGAATAAAGGTGTCGGAAACTGGGGAGCATACGATTATAAAGAAAACGATGATGTTGCAAGAATAACCGTTCCGGTTAAAACACTTACGAGTAAAACAGAAGTTTTTACTATTAACCTTACACCAGTTAATGCTTCGCAAACAGATATTGAGATTTCATGGGACGATGTTCAGGTAAAGCTGCCTGTAAAAGTTGCCAATGAATCGGCTGTTAATCTTATTGCTGAACAGCTGAAGAGTATTAAGAAAATCGACAGTGACGCAAGAAAAACTGCAGAGAAAAAATAA
- a CDS encoding four helix bundle protein, translated as MHNFEKLIFWQKSISLAKQVYIVSQMIAESEKFGIISQMKRAVISIPSNIAEGAGRNSNKEFNHFLAIALGSAFELQTQLILAKELDLLSEECVLELLEDVSEVQKMIYSFKNNLK; from the coding sequence ATGCATAATTTTGAGAAACTAATTTTTTGGCAAAAGTCCATTTCATTAGCGAAGCAAGTTTATATTGTTTCCCAAATGATAGCGGAGAGCGAAAAATTTGGAATTATTTCTCAAATGAAAAGAGCGGTTATTTCCATCCCTTCAAATATAGCTGAAGGTGCTGGACGAAACAGTAACAAAGAGTTTAACCACTTTTTAGCAATTGCTTTAGGTTCTGCTTTTGAATTACAAACTCAACTCATTCTGGCTAAAGAATTAGATCTTTTATCAGAAGAATGTGTACTTGAGTTATTAGAAGATGTTTCTGAAGTTCAGAAAATGATTTATTCATTTAAAAATAATTTAAAATAA
- a CDS encoding GNAT family N-acetyltransferase, with protein MKAEKLQIEQLTTDRLILIPFTKEMCENILNNNYSDLDTLNIKRGINWPDTDFLETLPRILNNLSLVNGPTGFESWMIIRKDTKEVIGDAGFKGYNSAEQNADIGYGIKKEERRQGYAEEAVNALIQWAFSTGIIKEITARSYIDNYASALLLTKLNFVETEMDKEMFYWSLK; from the coding sequence ATGAAAGCTGAAAAACTACAGATTGAACAACTTACAACCGACAGATTAATCCTTATTCCGTTTACAAAAGAAATGTGCGAAAATATTTTGAATAATAACTACAGTGATCTGGACACATTAAACATAAAGAGAGGAATAAATTGGCCTGATACAGATTTTCTGGAAACACTTCCCCGAATCTTGAATAATTTATCTTTGGTGAATGGACCTACCGGATTCGAGTCCTGGATGATTATCCGAAAAGATACCAAAGAAGTAATTGGTGATGCTGGTTTTAAAGGCTACAACAGTGCAGAGCAAAATGCAGATATAGGTTACGGAATAAAAAAAGAAGAAAGAAGACAAGGGTATGCAGAAGAAGCTGTTAATGCACTTATCCAATGGGCTTTTTCAACCGGAATTATTAAAGAAATAACCGCACGAAGCTATATTGATAATTATGCTTCTGCACTATTACTTACAAAATTAAATTTCGTAGAAACAGAAATGGACAAAGAAATGTTTTATTGGTCTTTGAAATAA
- a CDS encoding carbamoyl phosphate synthase small subunit, whose protein sequence is MKKKLILESGEVFHGVGFGANVDTEGEVVFNTGMSGYQELISDPSYCGQIVCMTYPLIGNYGINRDDYESIEPAMKGLIVKEVCDFPSNFRSQMDLDEFFKHKNLSGISGIDTRKLTRLIRSKGVVKGKIVDENADEQAIVETLKATTFPTNQIEAVSTKTNYASPGRGLKVVLVDFGAKLGILRELTQRDCDVTVVSQDVTAEEIMMINPDGIMLSNGPGDPEDVPHALEMIRGLLGKVPIFGICMGHQLISLACGAKTFKLKFGHRGGNHPVLDLKTNKVSITSQNHGYAVDQESLKNTDLEETHIALNDRTNEGVKHKIHPCFSVQYHPEASPGPEDANYLFDEFIDMMNEFKNQESRAKN, encoded by the coding sequence ATGAAGAAAAAGCTAATATTAGAAAGCGGCGAAGTTTTCCACGGGGTGGGATTCGGTGCCAATGTAGACACAGAAGGAGAAGTAGTTTTTAATACCGGTATGTCCGGCTATCAGGAACTTATTTCGGATCCTTCATATTGTGGCCAGATCGTATGTATGACATATCCGTTAATCGGTAATTACGGCATCAACAGAGACGATTATGAATCTATCGAACCAGCCATGAAAGGATTAATTGTAAAGGAGGTTTGCGATTTTCCTTCTAATTTCCGTAGCCAAATGGATTTGGATGAATTCTTTAAACACAAGAATCTGAGTGGAATTTCCGGAATCGATACCAGAAAGCTAACGAGACTTATTCGTAGCAAAGGGGTTGTTAAAGGAAAAATTGTAGATGAGAATGCAGATGAACAAGCTATTGTTGAAACGCTAAAAGCAACAACATTCCCAACTAACCAGATTGAAGCTGTATCTACCAAAACCAATTATGCAAGCCCGGGACGTGGATTAAAAGTAGTTTTAGTAGACTTTGGTGCAAAACTGGGAATCCTTAGAGAACTTACTCAGAGAGATTGTGATGTAACAGTAGTATCTCAGGACGTTACTGCAGAAGAAATCATGATGATTAACCCGGACGGGATTATGTTGTCTAACGGACCTGGTGACCCTGAAGATGTACCACACGCTCTTGAAATGATCAGAGGTCTTTTAGGAAAAGTTCCAATCTTCGGAATTTGTATGGGACATCAGCTGATAAGCTTAGCTTGTGGGGCGAAGACATTCAAATTGAAATTTGGTCACAGAGGAGGAAATCACCCTGTATTAGACCTTAAAACAAATAAAGTAAGCATTACCTCTCAAAACCATGGTTATGCTGTAGATCAGGAATCTTTAAAGAATACTGATCTTGAAGAAACTCACATAGCACTAAATGACAGAACCAATGAAGGCGTAAAACACAAAATACACCCTTGCTTCTCAGTTCAGTATCACCCGGAAGCTAGTCCAGGTCCTGAAGATGCAAACTATCTGTTTGATGAGTTTATTGATATGATGAATGAATTCAAGAATCAAGAATCAAGAGCCAAGAACTAA